The following proteins are co-located in the Tachysurus vachellii isolate PV-2020 chromosome 17, HZAU_Pvac_v1, whole genome shotgun sequence genome:
- the ccdc61 gene encoding centrosomal protein CCDC61 isoform X2, translating into MEVGTVIQEELKIRGVEFAVKVELQDRLLTVEISDVLTADQWSGEFDPAYIEDLTRKTGNFKQFPIFCSMLESAVSKTSESVTLDLLTYTDLELLRNRKAGVVGRPRAQQQSPALSAKRYLILIYTVEFDRIHYPLPLPYVGKPDPATLLREIRALRAGLNAMRMRGDHAVLDQETRRLRAELVVVREEKDALAEALERLRSVGTASTSGNRGLREAVHSLEEQLLKERAKSQRSASKRGQEQRQLMEQLEELRASERALRIRVKSLTTELAVLRRGRITPVLSGRSMSRGDTDFPRSASRERSLPRAGLRARSGSRERVEDRSRRSEERGRRSGSSGTRNHFSRPSPSPTGSRGPRFDPTAYVQDRQRRQKETELKNQRKVRKDMLTSPGVNERGRSRSREHVPQLVRRGSAGRGRSTSVESRRSLHSSESSMAEFEDLAKPLKSRGRKLPYNGPATIRGRHLNKKPLCSTPTQRGRESSVDTGADLSEIDARLQALQEYMRDLDTGR; encoded by the exons ATGGAAGTTGGTACGGTCATACAAGAGGAACTAAAAATTCGTGGAGTTGAATTTGCTGTTAAAGTGGAACTGCAAGATCGCTTACTAACAGTCGAGATTTCAGATGTTCTGACAGCAGACCAGTGGAGTGGGGAATTTGACCCAGCAT ACATTGAAGATCTCACTCGCAAAACTGGAAACTTTAAGCAGTTCCCTATATTCTGTAGCATGCTCGAGTCTGCAGTCAGTAAG ACTAGTGAGTCAGTAACGCTCGATCTGCTGACCTACACGGACCTGGAGCTTTTGCGGAACAGGAAGGCGGGTGTGGTGGGGAGACCTCGTGCTCAGCAGCAGTCCCCAGCTCTCAGTGCTAAACGCTACCTCATCCTCATCTACACTGTGGAGTTCGATAG GATCCACTACCCATTGCCACTACCATATGTTGGAAAACCTGATCCTGCAACCCTCCTGAGAGAGATCAGGGCTCTAAGGGCTGGACTAAATGCAATGAGGATGCGAGGAGACCATGCAGTGTTAGACCAAGAGACTCGCCGTCTGCGTGCAGA GCTGGTTGTGGTTAGGGAGGAGAAGGATGCGCTGGCCGAGGCTCTGGAGCGACTGCGGTCAGTTGGGACTGCCTCCACTTCAGGGAATCGGGGGCTCAGAGAAGCCGTGCACAGTCTAGAGGAGCAGCTTTtaaaagagagagcaaaaagcCAACGCTCAGCAAGCAAGAGGGGTCAAGAACAGCGTCAACTAATGGAGCAG TTGGAGGAACTGAGGGCCTCAGAGCGAGCTCTACGAATACGTGTGAAGAGTCTGACCACTGAGTTAGCGGTGTTACGCCGAGG CCGGATTACACCGGTTCTGTCAGGCCGGAGCATGTCCAGGGGTGATACGGATTTTCCACGGTCGGCCTCAAGGGAGCGCAGTTTACCCCGAGCAGGGCTGAGGGCACGCTCGGGGTCcagagagagagtagaggatCGGAGCAGGAGGTCagaagagagggggagaaggTCAGGTTCTTCAGGGACACGCAACCACTTCTCACGACCTTCCCCATCTCCAACAG ggTCTCGAGGGCCACGATTTGACCCAACTGCTTATGTTCAAGACCGACAACGACGCCAAAAagagacagaactcaagaa ccAAAGGAAGGTCAGAAAGGACATGTTGACATCACCAGGTGTGAATGAACGGGGTCGCTCACGGTCCAGAGAGCACGTCCCTCAGTTGGTCAGACGTGGAAGTGCTGGTCGGGGCAGGAGCACATCTGTGGAGAGCAGGAGGAGTCTTCATTCTTCTGAAAGCTCAATGGCTGAGTTTGAGGATCTTGCTAAGCCTCTGAAAAGCAG AGGAAGAAAACTGCCATATAATGGTCCAGCTACG ATAAGAGGAAGACACTTGAACAAAAAGCCACTGTGTAGCACTCCAACACAAAGAGGCAGAG agAGTTCTGTGGATACAGGAGCAGACCTGTCTGAGATCGACGCTCGGCTTCAAGCCCTGCAGGAGTACATGAGAGATCTTGACACAGGACGCTAG
- the ccdc61 gene encoding centrosomal protein CCDC61 isoform X1, which yields MSAFRGGTFKFPVVMPLFSIVLTDTTEEGCKNYLKFVMEVGTVIQEELKIRGVEFAVKVELQDRLLTVEISDVLTADQWSGEFDPAYIEDLTRKTGNFKQFPIFCSMLESAVSKTSESVTLDLLTYTDLELLRNRKAGVVGRPRAQQQSPALSAKRYLILIYTVEFDRIHYPLPLPYVGKPDPATLLREIRALRAGLNAMRMRGDHAVLDQETRRLRAELVVVREEKDALAEALERLRSVGTASTSGNRGLREAVHSLEEQLLKERAKSQRSASKRGQEQRQLMEQLEELRASERALRIRVKSLTTELAVLRRGRITPVLSGRSMSRGDTDFPRSASRERSLPRAGLRARSGSRERVEDRSRRSEERGRRSGSSGTRNHFSRPSPSPTGSRGPRFDPTAYVQDRQRRQKETELKNQRKVRKDMLTSPGVNERGRSRSREHVPQLVRRGSAGRGRSTSVESRRSLHSSESSMAEFEDLAKPLKSRGRKLPYNGPATIRGRHLNKKPLCSTPTQRGRESSVDTGADLSEIDARLQALQEYMRDLDTGR from the exons ATGAGCGCTTTCAGGGGCGGGACTTTTAAATTCCCGGTTGTTATGCCGCTGTTTTCAATTGTTCTAACTGACACCACAGAAGAAG GTTGCAAAAATTACCTCAAATTTGTCATGGAAGTTGGTACGGTCATACAAGAGGAACTAAAAATTCGTGGAGTTGAATTTGCTGTTAAAGTGGAACTGCAAGATCGCTTACTAACAGTCGAGATTTCAGATGTTCTGACAGCAGACCAGTGGAGTGGGGAATTTGACCCAGCAT ACATTGAAGATCTCACTCGCAAAACTGGAAACTTTAAGCAGTTCCCTATATTCTGTAGCATGCTCGAGTCTGCAGTCAGTAAG ACTAGTGAGTCAGTAACGCTCGATCTGCTGACCTACACGGACCTGGAGCTTTTGCGGAACAGGAAGGCGGGTGTGGTGGGGAGACCTCGTGCTCAGCAGCAGTCCCCAGCTCTCAGTGCTAAACGCTACCTCATCCTCATCTACACTGTGGAGTTCGATAG GATCCACTACCCATTGCCACTACCATATGTTGGAAAACCTGATCCTGCAACCCTCCTGAGAGAGATCAGGGCTCTAAGGGCTGGACTAAATGCAATGAGGATGCGAGGAGACCATGCAGTGTTAGACCAAGAGACTCGCCGTCTGCGTGCAGA GCTGGTTGTGGTTAGGGAGGAGAAGGATGCGCTGGCCGAGGCTCTGGAGCGACTGCGGTCAGTTGGGACTGCCTCCACTTCAGGGAATCGGGGGCTCAGAGAAGCCGTGCACAGTCTAGAGGAGCAGCTTTtaaaagagagagcaaaaagcCAACGCTCAGCAAGCAAGAGGGGTCAAGAACAGCGTCAACTAATGGAGCAG TTGGAGGAACTGAGGGCCTCAGAGCGAGCTCTACGAATACGTGTGAAGAGTCTGACCACTGAGTTAGCGGTGTTACGCCGAGG CCGGATTACACCGGTTCTGTCAGGCCGGAGCATGTCCAGGGGTGATACGGATTTTCCACGGTCGGCCTCAAGGGAGCGCAGTTTACCCCGAGCAGGGCTGAGGGCACGCTCGGGGTCcagagagagagtagaggatCGGAGCAGGAGGTCagaagagagggggagaaggTCAGGTTCTTCAGGGACACGCAACCACTTCTCACGACCTTCCCCATCTCCAACAG ggTCTCGAGGGCCACGATTTGACCCAACTGCTTATGTTCAAGACCGACAACGACGCCAAAAagagacagaactcaagaa ccAAAGGAAGGTCAGAAAGGACATGTTGACATCACCAGGTGTGAATGAACGGGGTCGCTCACGGTCCAGAGAGCACGTCCCTCAGTTGGTCAGACGTGGAAGTGCTGGTCGGGGCAGGAGCACATCTGTGGAGAGCAGGAGGAGTCTTCATTCTTCTGAAAGCTCAATGGCTGAGTTTGAGGATCTTGCTAAGCCTCTGAAAAGCAG AGGAAGAAAACTGCCATATAATGGTCCAGCTACG ATAAGAGGAAGACACTTGAACAAAAAGCCACTGTGTAGCACTCCAACACAAAGAGGCAGAG agAGTTCTGTGGATACAGGAGCAGACCTGTCTGAGATCGACGCTCGGCTTCAAGCCCTGCAGGAGTACATGAGAGATCTTGACACAGGACGCTAG
- the lifrb gene encoding LIF receptor subunit alpha b: MACVCLWFLCAVFSLLIIQGKQDAQLLTVPEELKVYTDEDSQDIGVWKMNVEWKDGFPNSIKPDRVTYDINIFYTEQTNKTVHNETIELKANPLGHYKWSWTSPFPLQCMSHSVQIRYREQDRTSAWTPMKILPGKDTPDIKDVNIYPQNHPALVNESIRFCCILKPGHEEKFSSSKFTIRITNRTYVTKYIRHAHPSPPTGFDITCENQGSTYYIGYPPKDHNITCETRDLSSVECCWTEQATISKLNTNYSMNGRMCKIGCCVVDNTIDTGVMNWTLIARNMFGTTIIFDTADPKHRVHLKAPKLLSVNLFTARNATLEWEWTGLPKYSSFPMTCQVEVNGIIINETFEGTGLTSLVLADLKPFTEYKTRIQCSSHEHFYKWGDWSNLITFITSEDIPEAVDVWMQVSGEHAYVVWKRASQRNGEITGYELDIKSSTDTSTERVTKSPADLCHKLRAGSAKTQPVISISAKNAAGVSHPSIITIPSLSPGDGVNTSVIKGINRTFYMSWEPSLRSNCGYVLDWYPTYEPHQCTVNWKKIPSDRFSAVIDSDIKEGVKYTLSVYGCTSGPLSWSLLQRREGYVVELPPTGRVQDLKGWLGGLKIYLSWGNVSEQMQRGFIKGYNLSYISDGGDEGNVVISDPSIQKYMFSLPVETYKFTVKAFTSAGDGPGNDISVKMNPLADIYVAVGLALLIFILCIVAVFACRNRECLKSTLWPEVPQPRISAEFLKKSVYQWQVNDQLLCEESEVLKVNSLEIGPVATELQKDHREAQAFNSPHTCSEGYQSPKSEPQTLPIIEVDFSYKELPCPGIPNPTYNIILMPAADTSFVSCYMPQTLNGSLQH, from the exons atggcttgtgtgtgtttgtggtttctgTGTGCTGTGTTCTCGTTGCTGATCATACAAGGAAAACAAGATG CACAGCTACTAACTGTCCCTGAGGAGCTGAAAGTTTACACAGATGAAGACTCGCAAGATATAGGTGTCTGGAAGATGAATGTTGAGTGGAAGGATGGTTTCCCTAACAGCATCAAACCAGACAGAGTCACTTACGACATAAATATTTTCTATACTGAGCAAACTAATAAAACGGTTCATAAT GAGACAATAGAATTGAAAGCAAATCCGTTGGGGCATTATAAATGGAGCTGGACATCACCATTCCCACTGCAGTGTATGTCACATTCTGTCCAGATACGCTACAGAGAACAGGATCGAACAAGTGCCTGGACACCTATGAAAATTTTACCTG GAAAAGACACACCTGACATAAAGGACGTAAACATATATCCTCAAAACCATCCTGCACTGGTTAATGAGAGTATCAGGTTCTGCTGTATCCTAAAACCAGGACATGAAGAAAAGTTTAGTTCCTCTAAGTTCACAATTCGAATCACCAACCGGACATATGTGACTAAGTATATAAGACATGCTCACCCATCTCCGCCAACTGGCTTTGATATAACATGCGAGAATCAAGGCTCAACTTATTACATTGGCT ATCCACCTAAGGACCACAACATTACATGTGAGACTCGAGATCTCAGTTCTGTGGAGTGTTGCTGGACGGAACAAGCGACTATTTCAAAATTGAATACAAATTACTCCATGAATGGAAG GATGTGTAAAATTGGGTGTTGTGTTGTTGACAACACCATAGACACAGGGGTGATGAATTGGACCCTAATTGCCAGAAATATGTTTGGCACAACGATAATCTTTGACACAGCTGATCCAAAACACAGGG TTCATCTTAAAGCACCAAAGCTCCTCTCCGTTAATCTGTTTACTGCAAGAAATGCAACTCTTGAATGGGAATGGACCGGACTCCCGAAGTATAGCTCCTTTCCTATGACTTGCCAAGTGGAGGTCAACGGGATCATCATTAAT GAAACCTTTGAAGGAACAGGACTGACTTCATTGGTCTTGGCAGATCTGAAGCCCTTTACTGAGTATAAGACTCGCATACAATGCAGTTCTCATGAGCATTTTTATAAATGGGGTGACTGGAGCAAcctcatcaccttcatcaccaGTGAAGACA TTCCAGAAGCTGTAGATGTGTGGATGCAGGTTTCTGGTGAACACGCTTATGTTGTGTGGAAA AGAGCATCTCAGAGGAATGGTGAGATTACAGGCTATGAGCTGGATATAAAATCCTCAACAGACACGAGTACAGAGCGCGTCACCAAATCACCAGCCGATCTCTGTCACAAGCTGAGAGCAGGCAGTGCAAAAACCCAACCGGTCATTTCTATATCTGCTAAAAACGCTGCCGGTGTCtctcatccctccatcatcaCCATCCCCAGCCTGTCTCCAG GTGATGGTGTTAATACAAGTGTTATTAAAGGAATTAACAGAACCTTTTATATGTCCTGGGAACCTAGCCTTAGGTCCAATTGTGGCTATGTGCTGGACTGGTATCCAACTTATGAACCACATCAGTGTACAGtaaattggaaaaaaattcCCTCTGATCGCTTCAGTGCAGTGATTGACTCAG ACATAAAAGAGGGAGTGAAATACACGCTTTCGGTTTATGGCTGCACTTCAGGACCACTGTCCTGGTCCTTGCTGCAGAGGAGAGAAGGCTATGTGGTAGAGCTGC CTCCAACAGGAAGAGTTCAGGATCTAAAAGGATGGCTGGGGGGCTTAAAAATTTACCTGTCCTGGGGAAATGTGAGTGAACAGATGCAGAGGGGCTTTATAAAAGGTTATAATTTGTCCTACATTTCTGATGGTGGAGATGAAGGGAATGTTGTTATATCTG ACCCCAGTATTCAAAAGTACATGTTCAGTCTTCCTGTGGAAACCTACAAATTCACAGTGAAGGCCTTCACATCTGCAGGAGACGGCCCTGGAAATGATATCTCTGTGAAAATGAATCCTCTag CTGACATATACGTGGCTGTTGGTCTggctttattgatttttatccTTTGCATCGTTGCAGTCTTTGCCTGTCGTAATAGGGAATG TTTGAAATCAACACTGTGGCCTGAGGTTCCCCAACCAAGGATTTCAGCAGAATTTCTTAAAAAA agTGTTTATCAATGGCAAGTGAATGATCAGCTGTTATGTGAAGAAAGTGAAGTCTTGAAAGTAAACAGTCTGGAAATCGGTCCTGTTGCAACAGAGCTACAGAAAGATCACAGAGAAGCCCAGGCTTTCAACAGTCCTCACACATGTTCTGAAGGGTATCAATCACCTAAAAGCGAACCACAAACTCTCCCTATCATTGAAGTTGACTTTTCTTACAAGGAGCTTCCGTGTCCTGGTATTCCAAACCCAACATACAACATCATTCTGATGCCTGCAGCTGATACCAGTTTTGTGTCATGTTACATGCCTCAAACACTGAATGGCAGCCTCCAGCATTAA